A single Methylobacterium sp. 17Sr1-1 DNA region contains:
- a CDS encoding response regulator has protein sequence MKILLAEDDNDMRRFLAKALQNAGYDVASFDNGLSAYNRLREEPFELLLTDIVMPEMDGIELARRATELDPDIKVMFITGFAAVALNPDSKAPKDAKVLSKPFHLRELVTEVEKLMAA, from the coding sequence ATGAAGATCCTCCTCGCGGAAGACGACAACGACATGCGTCGCTTCCTCGCCAAGGCGCTCCAGAACGCGGGCTACGACGTGGCCTCGTTCGACAACGGGCTCTCGGCCTACAACCGCCTGCGCGAGGAGCCGTTCGAGCTCCTGCTCACCGACATCGTGATGCCCGAGATGGACGGCATCGAGCTGGCGCGCCGCGCCACCGAGCTCGACCCCGACATCAAGGTGATGTTCATCACCGGCTTCGCCGCGGTGGCGCTCAACCCGGATTCGAAAGCTCCGAAGGACGCCAAGGTCCTGTCGAAGCCGTTCCACCTGCGCGAGCTGGTGACGGAAGTCGAGAAGCTGATGGCGGCCTGA